A genome region from Littorina saxatilis isolate snail1 linkage group LG16, US_GU_Lsax_2.0, whole genome shotgun sequence includes the following:
- the LOC138951009 gene encoding mothers against decapentaplegic homolog 6-like, translating to MRERVGRLYVVREPSLSVFQRLPHGSGMCLELLQSDSQVDAVRKTREKIGLGLILSKEGRSVWAYNRSQFPLFVNSPTLEEPNCKSLVVWKVLPGYSVRLFDFDRLRALQRTREPGLSDGPYDPWSVRVSFAKGWGPCYSRQFVTSCPCWLEILLKEKR from the coding sequence ATGCGGGAACGTGTGGGGAGGCTTTACGTGGTGCGGGAACCCTCGCTCAGCGTCTTTCAGCGGCTGCCGCACGGCAGCGGCATGTGCCTGGAGCTGCTGCAGTCGGACAGTCAGGTGGACGCGGTGCGCAAGACACGAGAGAAGATCGGCCTGGGCCTCATCCTCAGCAAGGAAGGGAGGTCAGTCTGGGCGTACAACCGCTCCCAGTTCCCTCTCTTCGTCAACTCTCCCACGCTCGAAGAGCCGAACTGCAAGTCTCTGGTGGTGTGGAAAGTGTTGCCCGGATACTCGGTGCGCCTCTTCGACTTTGACCGCCTGAGGGCGCTGCAACGGACGCGAGAGCCCGGTTTGTCGGACGGGCCGTACGACCCGTGGTCGGTGCGGGTCAGCTTCGCCAAGGGGTGGGGGCCGTGCTACTCGCGACAGTTTGTCACCTCCTGCCCCTGCTGGCTAGAGATTCTGCTCAAGGAGAAGAGGTGA